A region from the Paenarthrobacter aurescens genome encodes:
- a CDS encoding LytTR family DNA-binding domain-containing protein has product MINVLVADDELPAVEELAFLLGRDERIGAIHRASSGAQALRTLETEAVDAVFLDIHMPALSGLDIARAISRSSRPPAVVFVTADEDCALEAFDLAAVDYLLKPLRAERLARSVDRISELIKDGTPAPEMITVDLGSTTRMIRRDDVTYVQAQGDYARLHTAEASYLIRVPLSDLEQKWADAGFIRIHRSYLIALNHVQHLKLSATGPSVAVSGAELPISRRHLPSVRDKLHSTRIRPQG; this is encoded by the coding sequence ATGATCAACGTGCTCGTCGCTGATGACGAACTGCCCGCCGTAGAGGAACTTGCCTTCCTCCTGGGCCGGGATGAGCGCATAGGCGCAATCCACCGTGCATCCTCCGGTGCCCAAGCGCTGCGGACCCTGGAAACAGAGGCCGTGGACGCTGTCTTCCTCGATATCCACATGCCCGCCCTCTCAGGCCTGGACATCGCAAGGGCCATTTCCCGCAGCAGCCGTCCGCCCGCCGTCGTGTTCGTCACCGCGGATGAAGACTGTGCACTCGAAGCCTTTGACCTCGCCGCCGTGGATTACCTTCTGAAGCCCCTCCGCGCCGAGCGGCTTGCGCGTTCCGTGGACCGGATCAGTGAGCTCATCAAGGACGGCACACCCGCGCCGGAGATGATCACGGTGGACCTGGGCAGCACCACCCGCATGATCCGCCGGGACGACGTCACCTATGTGCAGGCCCAAGGCGATTATGCGAGGCTGCACACCGCCGAAGCCAGCTATCTCATCCGGGTACCGCTCAGTGATCTGGAACAAAAGTGGGCGGACGCCGGATTCATCCGGATCCATCGTTCCTACCTCATCGCACTGAACCACGTACAGCACCTCAAGCTTTCCGCTACGGGGCCCAGCGTTGCGGTGTCGGGGGCTGAACTACCCATCAGCCGCAGGCACCTGCCCTCGGTCAGGGACAAACTGCACTCCACCCGCATCCGGCCGCAAGGATGA
- a CDS encoding sensor histidine kinase, with product MPDSPLFTAAAIAVIVLAVAVVVGVGLKVIRSFRDLGTDAERATYTTLHAASKAGQHLRGGLHPAGAAKASKQLRILLRCDALAITDTDSVLAWDGAAEDLRPTLMRLAAEVLSTGRTVVVPRAGHPATSDHHHDFSAVIAPIRAGSKVVGSVAALAPAAGAGLVRATSEVADWIAAQLELAELESSRTLLMEAEVRALRAQISPHFIYNSLNAIASFINTDPARARELVVEFADFTRYSFRRHGDFTTVAEELRCIDRYLLLERARFGERVQVSLRIAPEVLSTVIPFLSLQPLVENAVRHGLEAKEGPGHITICANDSGAFAEVTIEDDGVGMDPEHLRSVLAGHTDGDHVGLRNVDARLRQVYGDEHGLVIDTAPGEGTMITMRVPKSQPDHDA from the coding sequence ATGCCTGATTCCCCGCTCTTCACCGCAGCCGCGATCGCCGTGATTGTGCTGGCAGTGGCCGTGGTGGTGGGTGTTGGCCTCAAAGTGATCCGCTCGTTCCGCGATCTGGGCACAGACGCTGAGCGCGCAACGTACACCACCCTTCACGCAGCGTCCAAGGCCGGCCAGCACCTCCGCGGGGGCCTCCACCCCGCCGGCGCGGCCAAGGCCAGCAAGCAACTGCGCATCCTGCTGCGATGCGATGCGCTGGCCATCACGGACACCGACTCCGTGCTGGCCTGGGACGGTGCGGCAGAGGACCTCCGGCCAACGCTGATGCGGCTCGCGGCAGAAGTTCTCAGTACCGGCCGCACCGTAGTGGTTCCCCGTGCCGGTCATCCGGCAACCTCCGATCATCACCACGATTTCAGCGCTGTGATCGCTCCGATCCGCGCAGGGTCCAAGGTGGTGGGTTCGGTGGCTGCGCTGGCTCCTGCGGCAGGAGCCGGGCTGGTCAGGGCAACCAGCGAAGTGGCTGACTGGATTGCCGCGCAGTTGGAGCTCGCAGAGCTGGAATCTTCCCGCACCCTCCTCATGGAAGCCGAAGTCAGGGCACTCCGGGCGCAGATCAGCCCTCATTTCATCTACAACTCCCTGAACGCCATAGCCTCCTTCATCAACACCGATCCAGCCCGGGCCAGGGAGCTCGTGGTGGAATTCGCCGATTTCACCCGGTACTCGTTCCGGCGGCACGGGGACTTCACCACGGTGGCCGAAGAACTTCGCTGCATAGATCGCTATCTCCTGCTGGAACGGGCCAGATTTGGCGAGCGGGTCCAAGTCAGCCTGCGGATCGCCCCCGAAGTCCTCAGCACCGTCATCCCTTTCCTCAGCCTCCAACCGTTGGTGGAAAATGCCGTCCGGCACGGTTTGGAAGCCAAAGAAGGCCCCGGACACATCACCATTTGCGCAAATGATTCAGGTGCGTTCGCCGAAGTGACCATAGAAGACGACGGCGTGGGAATGGACCCGGAGCATCTGCGCTCAGTGCTCGCCGGACATACGGACGGTGACCACGTGGGGCTCCGGAATGTGGACGCCCGCCTCAGGCAGGTTTACGGGGATGAGCACGGGCTGGTCATTGACACGGCTCCGGGTGAAGGCACCATGATCACCATGCGGGTGCCCAAATCCCAGCCCGATCACGACGCTTGA